Within the Bacillus sp. FSL K6-3431 genome, the region CACAAGCAATTTTTAAAGTACCATGAATCTGTGGCCCTAGCTTTTGAATTTGTTCATGTACCCTTTCCTGCTTGCTTAACATTTCATTCGCAAATGAAATAATCATTTCTCCAGCAGGTGTAAGAAGAAGACCTTTTTGCGTTCTAATAAATAATTTTTGCTCCCACTGTTTTTCAATGTTTTGAAGCCTTTGGGAAAGTGCGGGTTGAGATACAAAAAGTCTTTCTGCTGCTTTTCGCATATTAGATTCTTCAGCAAGCGCAACAAGCAACTTGAAATCGGATAATGACATGTTTCCATTCCCCTTCCAATTAAGAAAAGCACTGGAGCTCGAAAAAACTTTTTTGAACATCATACACTGAACAAGAAAATGCTAGTTAAAAAACATCGGCTCCCACAATTGGAAGCCGCTTTTTATTATTCGTTATTCTTATGAATATAACTTCTAAGCTCTTTTAATAATGCGCTTCTTGTAAAAATCCCTTCAAAATAGCCCTCTTTATCAACGACACACAAAAAAGAATGATCGATTAGTAAATCGAGCGCTTTTTCAAAGCGATCAGTAAATAATAAACGTGGAAAGTTGACAGCCATAGCGTCTTCTACTTTTTTTTCACCTAACTTTTCAAATTCAATCCGTTCCAATCCAAAAATGGATTCTGTAATCATCGAAGAACTAATTAAACCATGGATTTGAAAACGAGCATCGAGGACAGGCACAGCTGAATAACCACTTTTTGTTAATACAAGTAAAGCATGTTCTAAGCTATTACCAAGTTGAACATGAGCAACTTTTTCCGAAGAAATGACGTAATCGCTGATTTTAGGGTTCATGAATTCATTACTTTGCAAGGAAATCATCGGTAAACTCCCTCATCTCTTTATAATCGTTCCTCTTCATATTACCACAATTTAGAAAAGAAATAATCATTCTTAAATCATTTGCCATAAAAATTCAATCTTAAAACAAGTGGTTATAACATCTATTTAGCGTTTTTTTCCTCTTGAATAATATCGAAAATTTCTATTGCTGCTATATCTATGTCATCGAACTGATATTTCTGCTTATTACTATCTTTATCGTACTCTTCTACTTCATAAGTATTAGATGGTGCGAAATATTTTACCTGACATAATACCCTACCATTTACCTCGAAAAACCTTTGTGGAACATCCTCCTGCTCTACTGCATTTTGCATTGTTTGTAATCGTTGAATAATACTTATTAACTGTGACATTCTTAAACCCCTTTCTTTTGAAAGACAAAACAATTATAAAAGAACTTACGGGTACAAAGCAAATTTCACCATTAAAAAAGCTATCTATTTTTTAAAAGATAGCTTTTTCATTCACAAATAATATATATATTTGGTTATAAGTCAGAAATTGATGTTTTTTTGTGGAATTATCTTTTAGTACTTTAAAATGGATATTGATTCAAGTTTTGACCACCATCTAATGTAATACATTCACCATTCATATAAGCCGCTTTTTCACTAAACATAAAA harbors:
- a CDS encoding YkuJ family protein, whose product is MSQLISIIQRLQTMQNAVEQEDVPQRFFEVNGRVLCQVKYFAPSNTYEVEEYDKDSNKQKYQFDDIDIAAIEIFDIIQEEKNAK
- the cbpB gene encoding cyclic-di-AMP-binding protein CbpB, whose amino-acid sequence is MISLQSNEFMNPKISDYVISSEKVAHVQLGNSLEHALLVLTKSGYSAVPVLDARFQIHGLISSSMITESIFGLERIEFEKLGEKKVEDAMAVNFPRLLFTDRFEKALDLLIDHSFLCVVDKEGYFEGIFTRSALLKELRSYIHKNNE